TAAAAAGTAACCTTACGAATACCATTTACACATTGAAATTACTGTGAAACAAAAAATCTCAAAAACTAAATGAAGCTTTTGAGATTTTTAATATATAAAACCTTGTTCTATTTACAGAATATAATCAGTGCTTATAAAGTTTGATGTTTTCTTGTCTAGCAACTCACTTAATATAGCATTATTGTAAGCATTATCCTTTGACGCTACAAAAGTTCTAATAGAAAATGAACGTAATGCATCGTAAACACTTAAGGTGCTAAATGCAGAGTCTTTTCGTCCTGTAAATGGATACACATCTGGACCACGTTGACAAGAACTATTTAAATTAACTCTACATACTAAATTTACCAAAGTATCAATAAGTGGCGATAGCGTTTGTACATTTTTCCCAAACAAACTTACTTGTTGTCCGTAATTTGATTCTGCCATATCATGTAATGGTTCTTCAATATCACTAAAAGAAACTATAGGTATTACTGGTCCAAATTGCTCTTCTTCAAAAACTCTCATATTCTTGGTAACAGGATATAAAACTGCTGGAAAAATAAAATTCTCGGTAGTTTCTCCTCCTTTTTTATTTAGAATATGAGCTCCTTTTTCTTTGGCATCATCTATCAATTCTTGAATATAAGCTGGCTTGTCTTCTTCTGGTAATGGTGTTAATTTAGAACCATCATCCCATGGATTACCAAATTTAAGCTGATCTACTTTATAAGAAAAACGTCTATTAAACTCCTCAACTACAGACTCATGAACGTACAATACTTTTAATGCCGTACAACGCTGCCCGTTAAAAGATAAAGTACCGGCAATACATTCATCTACAGCTAAATCTAAATCGGCGTCAGGTAAAACAATTGCTGGATTTTTTGCCTCTAAGCCCAAAACCATACGGAGTCTATTTCCTTTTGGATGTTGTGACTGTAAAGCATTAGCAGATTTACTGTTACCTATTAAAGCTAGCACATCTACTTTTCCAGATTTCATTATTGGCGTAGCCAGAACCCTTCCTCTACCATAAACAATATTTACAACGCCTTTAGGAAAGCTATTTTGAAACGCTTCTAATAATGGTGAAATTAATAAAACGCCTAATTTTGCTGGTTTGAAAATTACAGGATTACCCATAATTAATGCTGGAATAAGCAAAGTAAAAGTTTCGTTAAGCGGATAATTATATGGACCTAAGCACAACACTACGCCCAATGGCCCTCTACGAATGTGTGCATAAACACCATCATTTTTTTCAAATTTTGCTGAATCTCTATCTATTTGTTTATAAGCTTCAATAGTATCGTAAATATAATCTACTGTTCTATCAAACTCTTTTTCAGAATCTGGAAGATTTTTACCAATTTCCCACATTAAAAGTTTCACTACTTCTTCTCGCTTAGTTTTCATTTGTTCAACAAACTTTTCCATGCAAGCAATTCTATCAATAACTTTCATTGTTGGCCATAAACCTTGACCTTTATCATATGCTGCTAACGAAGAATTTAAAACTCCTAGCGCTTCCTTTTCTCCTAACTGAGGTATCGTTCCTAATAATGTTGGCTTATAATTTTCTGTTGAGGAAATTGTAGAATACACCTCAGCGGTTTCACCTTCCCATGCTTTTAATTCACCATCAGATAAATAAGTCGTTTGATGTAAAAGTGTTTCTATTTTATATGCTTCTGGAATATCAAAAAAAGTAGTATTCATTATATGAATTTATATTATTAAAACTAAAGCTAAGATAACCAATATTCCACTTAAACACCTTTAAAGTAAAAGGTTCAAATAAAAAAATATCATATTCTTAACACAATAAGTCAATGTGAAAAAAATATTCAAAACGAAAACGTTTACGTAAAAATTTTAACAAATAAATTTGGATAATTAATTTAAAATTATAAAATTTACGTGTACGCACACTAATTTTAAAAAACCAACAAATGAAACAACAATTTAGACTATTTTTCATTTTTATCTTACTGATAATGAATTTTACGGGATTTAAAGCCACTTCACAAGTTTTAGAAAACGGATGGGTTTCTCTTTTTAATGGCAATGATTTAACAGGCTGGAAACAGCTTAATGGAACTGCCGAATACAAAGTGAATAATGGTGAAATTATTGGCATTACAAAAACCAATACTCCAAATAGTTTTTTATGTACTGAAAAAAAATATAGCGATTTCATTTTAGAATTTGATGTTTTATTAGACCCTACTATTAATTCAGGTGTTCAGTTTAGGTCAAATAGTAGTAATGATTATAAAGAAGGTAAAGTACATGGATATCAATTTGAGTTAGATCCAAGTGATCGTGCTTTTAGTGGAGGTATTTATGATGAGTCAAGGAGAGGCTGGATTTACCCTCTGGCTTTAAACCCAAAAGGCCGCCACGCATTTAAAAATGGCATTTGGAATAGCTGTAGAATTGAAGCTATAGGGAATTCTATTAGAACTTGGATTAATGGCATACAATGTTCTAATTTAGTAGATGACGTAACACCCTCTGGCTTTATTGCATTGCAAGTACATAGTATAGGATCTGACAAAAATCATGCTGGAAAAAAAATTAAATGGAAGAACATTAAAATTAAAAGCATTAATTTAGAAAATGATAGTTGGGCTGTTGATCCAGATGTAAAAGAAATAAGTTATTTAATTAATAAGTTAACTAAAAACGAAGAAAACAAGGGGTGGCGATTGCTTTGGGATGGTAAAACCAATAATGGATGGAAAGGTGCCAAACTTGATCATTTTCCAAAATCTGGCTGGGAAATAAAAGACGGTGAATTAACTATTTTGGCTACCAATGGTGCTGAGTCAACAGGTCCTGGAGATATTATTACTGAGAACATTTTTAGTAGTTTTGAATTGGAATTAGAGTTTAAAATTACGGAAGGCGCCAATAGTGGTATAAAATATTTTGTTGATCCTGAACTTAATAAAGGACCTGGATCTGCTATTGGGTGTGAATTTCAAATATTAGATGACAAGAACCATCCAGATGCAAAAATGGGAGTTAATGGTAATAGAACCATTGGATCTCTGTACGATTTGATAGCAGCAGAAAATCTATCAACACCAGGAAGAGACAAACAATTTAAAGGTATCGGTAAATGGAACAAAGCTAGAATTATTGTTAAAGGATCAAAAGTTGAACACTGGCTTAACGATGAAAAAGTAATAAAATATGATAGATCGTCTCAAATGTTTAGAGGTCTTGTTGCATATAGTAAATATAAAAATTGGTTTAAATTTGGTCAATGGCCAAGTGGGCATATATTACTTCAAGACCATGGAAACACAGTGCACTATAGAAGTATAAAAGTTAGAGAGTTAAATTAATAAAGTATTTCAAGCATGAGTTCAAATAGAAGAGATTTTTTAAAAAAAGCCGCAGTAGGTGGCGTTGGACTAGCTTTTACGGGAGGCATTACAAGTGCATCTGCTAAAAGCTATTCGCGAATAATTGGAGCAAATGACAGAATTCAAATTGCCATTCAAGGATTGGGAAGACGATGGGGGGCTTATATTGAAGCCATTACGGATAAAGCGAATAACGTTGAACTCGTTTATTTATGTGATGTCATGAAAAGTCAACGTGAAAAAGCAGTTGCACACATTTCGAAATCCATTGATTATATCCCTAAAACAGAAAACGATATACGAGTTATTTTAGATGACAAAAGAGTAGACGCTATCTTTATGGCTACACCCGATCATTGGCATGCACCTGGTGCTTGCATGGCTATGCAAGCAGACAAACATGTATACCTAGAAAAACCCTGCAGCCACAACCCCAGAGAGGGCGAATTACTTGTTGCATATCAAAAAAAGTATAACAAGATTATTCAAATGGGTAACCAACAACGTTCTTCTTTAGAATCATCTGAAATAATTAAAGATATTCATAACGGAATAATAGGAACTGCCTATAAAGCAGTTGCTTTTTACACGAATTCCAGAGGAGAAGTTCCCATTCCAATAAAAGCTGCACCACCAGCAGGATTAGATTGGGATTTATATCAAGGGCCATCTCCGCGGAAAGAATACATGCACGATACTTGGGATTATAATTGGCATTGGTATGGATGGGATTTTGGAACAGCTGAAACAGGAAACAATGCCACTCACGAGTTGGACATTGCTCGTTGGGCATTAAATGTTGATTACCCAGAATTTGTAGATGTCTATTCAGGTAAATTCCAATACCCAAATGATGGCTGGGAAATGTATGATACCATGGAAGCGACTTTTAAATTTCCTAATAATAAAGTGATTCAGTGGGATGGACAAAGCAGAAATGGCTATGATAAATATGGTGCTGGAAGAGGTACTATAATTTATGGCTCTGAAGGATCTGTTTTTATTGATAGAAATGGTTATAAATTATTCGACTTAAAAGGAAAATTGGTTAGAGATAAAATCTTACTAGGTGGTGAAGACGGTGTCGCTCTTGGCGGTGGCGGAGGTCTTTCTACCAGGCACTCAGTAAACTTTTTTCAAGCTATTAGAGAAAAAGAAATATTAACTTCTCCTATCGAACAAGGTGTTGTTAGTCAAATGTTAACACATTATGCTAACATTTCATCAAGAATTGGCAAGTCTTTTGAAGTGGATGATGTTACAGGCAGAATATATGATCGTGACGCCATGAAATTATGGTCTAGAACGTACGAACCAGGCTGGGAGATAAAACCAGTTTAATTAAAAAAACAATAATTGACTATACAGATAGTTATTACTATTAAAAAATTTATTAGATGAAAAGAAGAGAATTTATAGCAAAAGGAGGCATTGTAACTGCAGGTATTATTACTACAACATCGACTTTAGGAGCTGTCTCTAAAAATTTTAGTCGTAATAGCACTATTAATATTGGAGTTATTGGTACAGGTGATAGAGGAGGCGGTCTTATTCCTATCCTGAACGAAATTGAAGGCGTTCATGTTTCTGCCGTTTGTGATGTTCTCCCTTTCCGATTAGAAAATGGAATTTCTAAAGCTAACCATAAAGTAAATGCTTATAGCGACTATCAGAAGTTATTAGACAATAAAGATATAGATGCGGTATTAATTGCAACTCCTTTTAGCACGCATTCTGCTATAGCCATGGATGCTTTAGATACAGGAAAGCATGTCTATTGTGAAAAAACAATGGCAAAAGGGTTAATTGAAATTGATGACCTGATAAAAAAAGTATCCAGTTCAAAGAGGATTTTTCAAACGGGGCATCAATACCATAGTTCCAAACTTTATAATCACGTTGTTAGCCTTCTTAAAAGTGGAGAGATTGGACAGATAAATTCCTTTGAATGCCAATGGAATAGAAATGGAAATTGGAGACGACCTGTTTCCGATCCTTCTTTAGAACGCGCTATAAACTGGAGGATGTACAAAGAATTTTCTGGTGGCTTAGTTGCAGAACTTTGTTCGCATCAAATAGATTTTGTGAAATGGGTATTAGATGAAAACCCAAAAAAAATTATGGGAACTGGTGGCATTGATTTTTGGAAAGACGGTCGGGAAACTTTTGACAATATTCATTTATTGTTTGAATACCCAAGTGGCGTAAAAGCAAAATTTACTTGTTTAACCAATAATTCTTTAGGTGATTATCAAATCAAGGTATTTGGTAGTAAAGGTACTATTGTTCTAGATTACACTCAAGCTTGGATTTATCGTGAAAAAGGATATACAAAAGAACTAGGAGAAGTAGATGGTGTTTCAGGAGCAACAGTAACCAATTA
The nucleotide sequence above comes from Flavobacteriaceae bacterium HL-DH10. Encoded proteins:
- a CDS encoding NADP-dependent glyceraldehyde-3-phosphate dehydrogenase — its product is MNTTFFDIPEAYKIETLLHQTTYLSDGELKAWEGETAEVYSTISSTENYKPTLLGTIPQLGEKEALGVLNSSLAAYDKGQGLWPTMKVIDRIACMEKFVEQMKTKREEVVKLLMWEIGKNLPDSEKEFDRTVDYIYDTIEAYKQIDRDSAKFEKNDGVYAHIRRGPLGVVLCLGPYNYPLNETFTLLIPALIMGNPVIFKPAKLGVLLISPLLEAFQNSFPKGVVNIVYGRGRVLATPIMKSGKVDVLALIGNSKSANALQSQHPKGNRLRMVLGLEAKNPAIVLPDADLDLAVDECIAGTLSFNGQRCTALKVLYVHESVVEEFNRRFSYKVDQLKFGNPWDDGSKLTPLPEEDKPAYIQELIDDAKEKGAHILNKKGGETTENFIFPAVLYPVTKNMRVFEEEQFGPVIPIVSFSDIEEPLHDMAESNYGQQVSLFGKNVQTLSPLIDTLVNLVCRVNLNSSCQRGPDVYPFTGRKDSAFSTLSVYDALRSFSIRTFVASKDNAYNNAILSELLDKKTSNFISTDYIL
- a CDS encoding DUF1080 domain-containing protein yields the protein MNFTGFKATSQVLENGWVSLFNGNDLTGWKQLNGTAEYKVNNGEIIGITKTNTPNSFLCTEKKYSDFILEFDVLLDPTINSGVQFRSNSSNDYKEGKVHGYQFELDPSDRAFSGGIYDESRRGWIYPLALNPKGRHAFKNGIWNSCRIEAIGNSIRTWINGIQCSNLVDDVTPSGFIALQVHSIGSDKNHAGKKIKWKNIKIKSINLENDSWAVDPDVKEISYLINKLTKNEENKGWRLLWDGKTNNGWKGAKLDHFPKSGWEIKDGELTILATNGAESTGPGDIITENIFSSFELELEFKITEGANSGIKYFVDPELNKGPGSAIGCEFQILDDKNHPDAKMGVNGNRTIGSLYDLIAAENLSTPGRDKQFKGIGKWNKARIIVKGSKVEHWLNDEKVIKYDRSSQMFRGLVAYSKYKNWFKFGQWPSGHILLQDHGNTVHYRSIKVRELN
- a CDS encoding Gfo/Idh/MocA family oxidoreductase → MSSNRRDFLKKAAVGGVGLAFTGGITSASAKSYSRIIGANDRIQIAIQGLGRRWGAYIEAITDKANNVELVYLCDVMKSQREKAVAHISKSIDYIPKTENDIRVILDDKRVDAIFMATPDHWHAPGACMAMQADKHVYLEKPCSHNPREGELLVAYQKKYNKIIQMGNQQRSSLESSEIIKDIHNGIIGTAYKAVAFYTNSRGEVPIPIKAAPPAGLDWDLYQGPSPRKEYMHDTWDYNWHWYGWDFGTAETGNNATHELDIARWALNVDYPEFVDVYSGKFQYPNDGWEMYDTMEATFKFPNNKVIQWDGQSRNGYDKYGAGRGTIIYGSEGSVFIDRNGYKLFDLKGKLVRDKILLGGEDGVALGGGGGLSTRHSVNFFQAIREKEILTSPIEQGVVSQMLTHYANISSRIGKSFEVDDVTGRIYDRDAMKLWSRTYEPGWEIKPV
- a CDS encoding Gfo/Idh/MocA family oxidoreductase, with the protein product MKRREFIAKGGIVTAGIITTTSTLGAVSKNFSRNSTINIGVIGTGDRGGGLIPILNEIEGVHVSAVCDVLPFRLENGISKANHKVNAYSDYQKLLDNKDIDAVLIATPFSTHSAIAMDALDTGKHVYCEKTMAKGLIEIDDLIKKVSSSKRIFQTGHQYHSSKLYNHVVSLLKSGEIGQINSFECQWNRNGNWRRPVSDPSLERAINWRMYKEFSGGLVAELCSHQIDFVKWVLDENPKKIMGTGGIDFWKDGRETFDNIHLLFEYPSGVKAKFTCLTNNSLGDYQIKVFGSKGTIVLDYTQAWIYREKGYTKELGEVDGVSGATVTNYLQDKGYPIEVSHLDPSKQALVDFRDSILDNKQPISNVYTGAETAKAVQLSLDAMYNEDIRYWEL